The genome window TTCCCGAGGCGCTTTCGCCTGTGATTACAGGTATCGCTTCGCTGCACGATTTTATGCCCAGGCACTATTCGCATCCGGGCGACTATGTGAAGCGCGACCTCAAGACGGGAAAATATACCGTGGTGAAGTCGAGCCTCTTCACCGGCGGCAGCCTGGAATCGAATCCTGAATCGGGGGCTCATTCCATTGAAACCAGCTCACTCGCCGGTAGGAGTTCTTCGAGTGGTGTCCAACCGGAATTCGGCTACGTAGACCCAAGTACCGGCTACCAGCGCGAAGAACTAAGCCCGTACGACGTAGCCACCATCTACAACATCCTGCCATTGTGGAACGCGAGCGCACCGATTACTGGAAAAGGTGTAAAGGTGGCGATCGTGGCTCTCAGTGATGTCGAGACCGCAGACTTCAACACCTATCGCAGTTCTTTTGGATTGCCGACTGGCACACTCGTCACGCTCCATAGCGGTGCCGATCCCGGCATCACAGACAGCCAGGGAGAAAACACGGAAGACACCGAGATGGTTTCGGCTACCGCTCCCGGCGCAGAGGTCGTGCTCGTTGCCGATGTGGACAACGCAACCACCAATGGCCTGGTGACCGCAATTACATACATTGTCGACAACGAAGTTGCCCCGATTCTTACCATGAGTTATGGCGAGTGCGAACTGGAGAACGGCACCTCCGGCAATAGCCTGTTCAACCAGACCTTTCAGCAGGCAGCAACAGCAGGCATCAGCTCATTTGTAGCGGCGGGGGATTCCGGATCGGCAGTCTGCACCAGCCAGAATGGAACGCCTCCCTACGCGGATACTTTTGGTCTGCAAGTCAGTGGCATGGCCTCAACCCCGTATGTGACCGCTGTCGGTGGCACGGATCTGCAATGGCCCTTTGTTGAGGCCACCAATGCACCCTCTACATATTGGAACGCGACCAATGATTCGCATGGAGCGAGCGCCAAAGGCTACATGCCCGAGATGTCCTGGAACGACACCTGCTCCAATCCTCTTCTTTTGAATGTGTACACCAGCTACAGCAGCCCTGAGGCGTTGTGCAATGCTGCGATTGATGGATCTCCCGGCCTGGTCGAGATGGCCTCCGGCAGCGGTGGCGCCAGCGCCTGCATAGCACCAACCGGTACCACTCCTGCGACCTGCGCTGCCAAGGGCGGATACGCCAAGCCGAGCTGGCAAACCGGCGTCTCCGGCATACCTGCGGACGGTAAGCGCGACCTGCCCGATGTGTCCATGTTTGCCGCTTATGGTTTCCAGCAAAGCACAGGCATTCCGGGCAGCGCCCTGCTGATCTGCCAGGCCACAGCCTCGCCGGAAACATCCTGCGACTACACCAATCCGGGCTTCATCATCTATCAGGAAAACGGAGGTACTTCAGCCGCTTCTCCGATGACGGCCGGAGTGATGGCTCTCGTAGTTCAAAAGACAGGAAAGTCGCAAGGCCTCGCGAATCCAGTCTTCTATAGCCTCGCTGCAAAAGAGAATTACGCAGCGTGCAATTCGAACACGGTCAAGGCAGGAAACTCCTGCATCTTCTACGACACGACTTCCGGCTCCAATGCGGCAGTCTGTATCACCGGCGATCCAAACTGCGTGACGAAAACATCCGGCGACCAGGTAGGCATTCTGAGCGGTTATTCCGCGACATCAGGCTATGACCTGACTACAGGGCTGGGCACATTCAACGTGGCGAACCTGGTGAATGCATGGCCAACATCCGCTGCCACCACTCCGACAGTTTCAATTTCCCCAACCAGCCTGACCTTCGCTTCCACGCTCGTGGGTGCAACTACCGCAGCGCAGGTTGTCACGATTAAGAACACCGGAACAACAGCAGCAACGCTGACATCCGAGACTCTGACGGGTACGAACGCAACCTCGTTTGTGAAGTCCGCAACGACCTGCACGACGTCGCTTGCAGCAGCCGCAAGCTGCACCGTGTCTGTTGAATTCAAGCCAACAGTTGCCGGCTCGTTAACCGCGTCGCTCTCCGTCGCAGACAATGCCACCGGCTCACCGCAGACGATAGCCATCAAGGGAACAGCGACCGCCGCGCCGCTCACCATTACGCTGTCTCCCACCACCCTGACATTCGCATCCACAAAGGTTGGGACGGCAACAGCAGCACAAGTTGTCACCATCAAGAACACAAGTGCTACGGCTGTCACGATAACCTCAGAAACACTGACAGGCACGAATGCAACCTCGTTCGTAAAATCAGCGACGACCTGCACGACATCGCTGGCAGCGAGCGCAAGCTGCACCGTATCCATAGAATTCAAGCCAACCGTAGCAGGCTCGCTGACCGCCTCGCTTTCAGTAGCGGATAACGCAACCGGTACACCACAGATAGTCGCCCTCAAGGGAACAGCAACCGCAGTCCCTCTCACGGTCACGCTTTCACCAACTACTCTGACATTTGCGTCCACAAATGTTGGGACGGCAACAGCAGCGCAAGTAGTCACCATCAAGAACACAAGTGCTACCGCTGTGACGATAACCTCAGAAACGCTGACAGGCACGAATGCAACCTCGTTCGTGAAGGCAGCGACAACCTGCACGACATCGCTGGCCGCGAGCGCGAGCTGCACCGTGTCTGTTGAGTTCAAGCCGACAGTCGCTGGTTCGCTGATCACATCCTTATCCGTGGCAGACAATGCAACGGGCTCGCCGCAGACAGTAGCGTTAAAAGGAACAGCCGTCGCATCTGTAACTCCATCTGTAACCCTGACGCCGACAACCATCGCGTTCCCCAGCACCATCATCGGAGTTACAACAGATGCACAGATCGTCATCCTGAAGAACACCAGCTCTGCGGCCGTTACGATCAGCTCAATCGTGTTGGGTGGAACCAATCCTGCAGACTTTGTAGAGTTGAGTAGCTGCGGCACATCTCTGGCTGCATCTGCGACATGCAACATCTACATCGCGTTTAAACCAGTAGCTGCCGCAGCTTATTCCGCAACAGTGAGCGTGACTGACAATGCTACAGGCTCGCCGCAAAAGATAACGCTAACCGGTACAGGAACCGCAGCACCATCGGTCACGCTCAGCACCAAGAGCCTGGCCTTTGCCTCAACCACACATGGCACTACTTCGGCGGCGCAAACTGTGACCCTGAAGAATGCAGGAACAGCCACTGTCAACCTGAATTCGATTACGCTGAGCGGAACAAATGCAACCTCGTACGAACTGCTGGATACATGCGGACCAACCCTCGCAGGTGGGGCAAGCTGCATGGTCTACGTTGCATTCAAGCCAGCAACAACAGGCACTCTCACGGCAACATTGAGCGTTGCCGATAACGGAAGCGCATCTCCTCAGGCGGTGTCGCTGACTGGAACGGGCAAGTAGGCCAGTCTAGTACGGTGGGCGCCAACAGAAAGCCCGTCGGCCACTCTCACGAGGAGGCCGACGGGCATTTTTGTTTTTGAAGCATCTTCGGAAGAATGCCGATGCGTTGTGTCTACGGAATCAGCGCAACATCGACGCGCTTGCTTGCTGCATCAAGCTGTGTAATGCGGAAGCTGCGAACCTGGCCAGCTTTCACGGACTCTGATTTCGCTGCCTGATCCTTCGTTGTAGCCGAACTGCTGCCAGTCTTCCACTTGGTCTTCAACATGGAGCTGAACGCCGACAGATCAACTTTCCCCGCTGCTGGCGCGGGTGTTTCCACAGGGGCTGGTGCCTCAGGCGGCAGCTTGCACAGGCAAACAATGCCCTCACCCAACTCCACCTGGGCAATGCCTTCATTGATTGAGACAACTCTTCCCGTGACCTGATCCCCAACGGAGTGCTCCGCAACAAACTCATCCAGGCTGGTAGGAATAAGCTGTTTGATACTCAACCGAAGCTGGCGCTTTTCCTTGTCGATTTCCAGCACCTGTGCTTTGACAATTTCGCCAACGCGCAGCACGTCAGAGGGATGATTCAATCGCCGGTCCGCGACGATTTCGCTGATATGTACCAGGCCTTCGACACCTTCAGCGACCTGTACGAATGCGCCAAATTTGGTGATGCTCGCCACGGGGCCTTCGACAACGGAGCCCGCCATGAGACGAGTTGCCGCCTCTACCCACGGATCGCCCAGAGCCTGCTTCAATCCCAGCGAAATACGCCGTTCTGTCACGCCGATGTTGAGGATCACCGCTTCGACAACGTCGCCGGCTTTGACCACTTCGGTCGCCTTCAGAATGCGCTTCGTCCACGACATCTCTGATAGATGAACAAGGCCCTCGACACCGGGCTCGATCTCTACAAAAGCACCAAAGTCTGTCGTACGCGTAACAACTCCACGAACGCGATCGCCAGCATGATACTTCTCTGGAACCGCATCCCAGGGCTGCGCCTGCAACTGCTTCAGTCCGAGCGAAATCCGGCGGCTCTCTGCATCGATTTTGAGCACCTTGACTTCAATCTGCTGTCCGACAGATAAAACATCCGAAGACTTCGCTACCCTGGTCCACGCAATGTCGCTGATATGCAGCAGCCCATCGACGCCACCCAGATCCACAAAAGCGCCGTAGTCCGTAAGGCTGCGGACGGTGCCATCGACAACCGCGCCTTCTTCGACTTCCGCATAGCGTTTGGCTTGTGTTTGCAGTGCTTCTTCTTCGCTCACGATGCGGCGATCAATGACAACATCTTCGTCCTGGACGTCGAGCTTCGTGATGCGGCAGCGAATCTCCTGCCCGACCAGCTTCTCCAACTCAGAGGCATCGCGTGTGCCGCTACGGGATGCAGGCAAAAAAGCGCGCACGCCAACATCCACATGCAGGCCGCCCTTGATGACACCGGTCACCGTACCCACAATGGTTGACTTCTCCTCGAAAGCCCGCTCCAGACTGCTCCAGTCCTTGGGCTGCGCGGTCTTGAAAAGACTGAGCTCGTAGTAGCCGTCAGAGTCGCGTCCCTTGACCGAGACGATTAAGGTATCTCCTACCTGTGCCGCCGCGCGGTTGGCTGGGAAAGCCGTCAGAGGCAAAATTCCCTCGGACTTGAAGCCAATATCGATCAGCACGGAATCAGCCGTAATCGACACAACCGTTCCGCGAATCTGGCGGCTGTCGGTGGCTTCGCGGCGCGAATGTGTGCGCTGGAACTCAGAGAAGATATCAGCGAAAGACTCTTCAGGCTCGTTCGGTTCCAGCGATGCCTCAGGTTCAGCAACAGGTGCTGGCGCGGAGGCCTCCTTGGGAGTAATAGGCGCGGCAACGGGCGCGGCAACTGGCGCAACGGCGGGGGCAAGGATGGGGGCAACGACCGGTTCCGGCGCTTCAGGCTTGGTTTCCGCAGCAGGTTCTGGCGCAGATTTCGTTTCGCTCACTTCGGACCCTGAGTTTTCAGCAGCAACTGTCTCAGGAGCGCTTTCATCGGAAACAGGCACTTCGGGGACCGCAACGGTCTCAGTAGAGAGGTCGGAAATCGAAGATTCAGTAGGGGTTGGGACGCTGGATTCAGTCCCTGGTGTGCTGGTATCAGACATGAAAGGAAGAGGCCTCTTGGATTGAAACGCCCCGGCGTAGCCGAGGAATTGTTTCCGGTCAAGAATACCATTTTCGATGCTCATGAGCCGTTCGGGGAGCAGCCCGGCAAACCTGTGGAGAAAAAACGTGCGTGGATGAGAGGATGATGCATGCCGCATTCCCGCCTGATTCCTCTAGCGATCCTTTGCCTTGCTATCCCTGCATTCGCAGCAGTAAATAAAATTGACAATGGCATTGCCGCGACGGCTCCCACGGCATCGGCCGAGATGGACAAAGACCTGCTCGAAGTGACGATTCCCCAACTGGAGCAGCTTTACGCCAGCCATAAGTACACCGTCACGCAAGTAGTTCAGTGGTACTTCGCTCGGATTCGGCGATACAACGGAATCTACATGGCGGTACAAAATCTCGATGAGGCAGGAGCACTGGCTACCGCTGCGCAGGAAGATGCGGCGGCGGCATCCGGCAACACACAGCGCGGCCCTATGTGGGGTGTGCCAATTGTGACCAAGGCCAACACCAGCATTCGCGGCCTGATCACGACCGACGGCTGGGAGGGATACAAGATTCCCGGCCACGAACTGGTGGCGCCAAAAGACGCAACCATTGTCGTCCGCCTCAAAGCCGCTGGAGCAATCATTCTCGGGCAAACGAACATGCCGGACTTCGCCGCCAGCGACACCAATCGCAGCACCGCCTTTGGAAGAACCGGCAACGCCTACGATGTTCGCTTCAGTCCGGGCGGTTCGTCAGGGGGCACAGTAACCGCAGTCACCTCAAACTACGCGTTGCTGGGCAATGGAACCGATACGGGCAATTCCATACGCATGCCCTCAGCCACCAGCGCGGTCATCGGAGTTCTACCCACGCGCGGTCTCATCAGCATTGCAGGCATCGCGCCGCTCGACTGGCTGCTGGATAATACCGGTCCCATTGCACGCGATGTCACAGACGCCGCAATCGCCTTGAGCGTAATGGCCGGCGAAGATCCACTCGACCAGCGCACGGTTGGCTCCGCAGCCAAGGCGCAACCCGGTCCCTACACGCAGTATCTGAAGCTGGATGCGCTCAAGGGCAAGCGGTTCGGCGTGCCGGCGTTCATCATGCAGGGTGCAGGAATTCCATTTCAAGGCATACACGCAGCCGTCTCCGACAAGACCACAGCCGCACAGCAAACCAGTTCGCGCGAGCCGCTGCAGCCATCGACTCGCACCGCCTTTCTCAAAGCGATTGAAGGACTGCGCGCAGCAGGCGCGACCATCGTTTTCGACGACGCGATTCTGCCCGATAGCTTCGCACAAACTGTCAGCCGCGTCGGCACATTGCCCTACGTGCGCGAAGGCACAGAGAACTTTCTCAAGACCTTCGGCCCATCTCAATATCATTCGTCCGCCGAGTATGAAAAAGCCGTCGGCTCAGCCCTGCCAGCAACTATCATCGGCGGCTGGACGGGAACAGGGCGTCGTGGCGACGCGCTCATTTCGCAAAGGAAGATCGAGACTGACCCCAACGCTGAGGCCAACTACTTCGGCCCTCGCCGCAAAGCTGTTGAGATCTACAACGCAACGCTGGATCGCCTGCACCTCGACGGATATGTCTATCCCGCTACGCAGATGCCTCCGCCAGATGAAACCATGCCTCAAAACGGAGAGATCAGCGGCGGCCCGCACAGCGATACCGGCTGGGTCAACATGATTGGAGTGCCCGCAGTCGTTGTCGTTGGCGGCTTCTATCCCGACGGCCTGCCATTCGGACTGGAGATATCCGCCAGGCAATGGAAGGACGGCGATCTGCTCGGCTACGCATACGCATACGAGCAAGCGACCCACCACCGTCATCCACCCTTATTGGTAGAGAGCGGACTTTTACCCATCGCACGATAGCTGCTGCGGTCTGCATCATGTTAGAAAGAACACAGCTTAGAAAGACACAGCTAGTACCGGCCGTACCTACGGCCGTATGTCGTCCTCAACGCGTCCTACCCTATTCCCGTCTTATAAGGAGACGAACGATGTATTACCACATCTTTGGATTTAAATGGAAAGCGAAAGCCACCGAAACAGACAAAGCAAATGCCGCCACAGATATCCTCGCATTTCAGGGCGCTATCCCTGGCTTGATCGAGACGCACTTCGGGCCCAATACCTCAGCCCACACGCAGGGATACACCGTTGCCGGTGTCATGAAATTTCAGGACAAAGCCAGCCTGGATGCCTATCAGCGTCACCCGTCCCATCTTGCGCTTCTCGACTGGCTCGTTCCACTGATTGATGCAGTGGAGTTGGATATCGAGGTCTAATATATCGGGGTGTAAAGGATCATGGCGGTCTCATGCAAGCGGGACCGCCAGTCTTCATCCAAACTGCGCCATGTTCATCCCAAGCTGGTAAGTCTCGCCGTGTGCCAGCAGCTCTTCCCATGTCACTTCGCGTTTCTGGTATCCAGCCATGCGGCCCAGCATGCAGCTCAGCGCTGTCTCCACTCCGGATGCGATCTGATTATGCGATTTGCCTGAAGTTATGCTGTCAATGAATGTGCGTTCCTTGTCGCGATCTGCAAATTCCAGATTGTCCAAGAAGCTGCCATTCGCCGCAAACTTTCCTGGATTGGCAGATGCCGTATTCGATGATTGCCATTGCCACGGCTGCGCGCCCTGAATCTGCATTGCCCCGGAGTAAGGAACGTTCGCCCAGCCATTTGCGCCAAAGAACTTGAGCCCCGCTTCAAACCCACCGTAGTCCCCAAACTGCGTTGAAGCAAAGGAAAGATGCACATCTCCCGGATAGGTGAAATCGACCTGGTAGTTATCCCAGCAATCGCCCGCATGCGTCAGGATATTACGTCCACCGGAAGCCGTTGCCTTTAATGGATGAGCACCCAGAATCCAGTTGCACAAGTCGATGATGTGGATATTTTGCTCGACGAGAATATCTCCTGAAATAGCGCGATCCCACAGCCAGTTGCGCAAGCGATGCTCATCCGCTGAAGCTCCCTGCCGCACCTTTTCCGTCGAAGCGGGCGCGTTATAGTAGCCGGTCACCGAGGCAATTTTGCCCAGAGCATTGGCCTTGATCCGTTCTTCAATTGCGGCGATGGGCGGAGCGCTACGACACTGAAATCCCACATCGACACTCTGCGTCGGCTTCACACGCTTTGCGATCTCAAGCGCCTGTCGCGCCTGCTTCACGTCGATGCCCATCGGCTTCTCGCAGTAGACATGCTTGCCCGATGCAACAGCAGCTTCCAAATGTTGCACATGAAAAAAAGGAGGTGTTGAAATCTGAATGAGGTCTACATCCGGTGAGGCAACGAGCTGTTCGAAGGCATGGGGACCATGAAACAACAGCTTGTCTTGAACCGGTGCGCGTCCAAGGCTCGCATTGAGTTGGTTGAAGTGTCCATGACCAGCAGTAAGTTGATCTGGAAACAAATCCGCGAGAGCAACTACCTGTGCCGATGTGCTCTTGGAAAACGACGTAGACACAGATGTCCCGCGGTTTCCGCATCCAAGCAAACCAAGCCGTACGGCGGAGTTGGCCTGGTATCCAAAAACAGTCTCAGGCTTCAGTAAAAGCAATCCTGAAGCAGCGCCAACCGCACTCTGAACAAATTTGCGACGGTCCATTTGCCCTCATTCCTGTTAGTTAATTCGTATCGTTCGATGTGGCACTCAGTATTCAAGCCGTTGCGCATTCAAGGTATTGAGGGCTGAAATAGATCAGGCCATC of Acidicapsa ligni contains these proteins:
- a CDS encoding choice-of-anchor D domain-containing protein — its product is MHSLHAARIVAGFVLGVCTWIPTFAQNVASENAALTEFPVVASRVVEHVDDARLTRLSGNTHPMARPEFDKGPVDSGKLLERIVLVLKRSPEQEAALAAFNERQYDPKSPDFHHWLHADEFGKLYGPSDADVAAVTSWLQNHGFQIYEVGKGRVWIQFTGTVGQVEEAFHIEMRNYLVGGKMHIANDRDPQIPEALSPVITGIASLHDFMPRHYSHPGDYVKRDLKTGKYTVVKSSLFTGGSLESNPESGAHSIETSSLAGRSSSSGVQPEFGYVDPSTGYQREELSPYDVATIYNILPLWNASAPITGKGVKVAIVALSDVETADFNTYRSSFGLPTGTLVTLHSGADPGITDSQGENTEDTEMVSATAPGAEVVLVADVDNATTNGLVTAITYIVDNEVAPILTMSYGECELENGTSGNSLFNQTFQQAATAGISSFVAAGDSGSAVCTSQNGTPPYADTFGLQVSGMASTPYVTAVGGTDLQWPFVEATNAPSTYWNATNDSHGASAKGYMPEMSWNDTCSNPLLLNVYTSYSSPEALCNAAIDGSPGLVEMASGSGGASACIAPTGTTPATCAAKGGYAKPSWQTGVSGIPADGKRDLPDVSMFAAYGFQQSTGIPGSALLICQATASPETSCDYTNPGFIIYQENGGTSAASPMTAGVMALVVQKTGKSQGLANPVFYSLAAKENYAACNSNTVKAGNSCIFYDTTSGSNAAVCITGDPNCVTKTSGDQVGILSGYSATSGYDLTTGLGTFNVANLVNAWPTSAATTPTVSISPTSLTFASTLVGATTAAQVVTIKNTGTTAATLTSETLTGTNATSFVKSATTCTTSLAAAASCTVSVEFKPTVAGSLTASLSVADNATGSPQTIAIKGTATAAPLTITLSPTTLTFASTKVGTATAAQVVTIKNTSATAVTITSETLTGTNATSFVKSATTCTTSLAASASCTVSIEFKPTVAGSLTASLSVADNATGTPQIVALKGTATAVPLTVTLSPTTLTFASTNVGTATAAQVVTIKNTSATAVTITSETLTGTNATSFVKAATTCTTSLAASASCTVSVEFKPTVAGSLITSLSVADNATGSPQTVALKGTAVASVTPSVTLTPTTIAFPSTIIGVTTDAQIVILKNTSSAAVTISSIVLGGTNPADFVELSSCGTSLAASATCNIYIAFKPVAAAAYSATVSVTDNATGSPQKITLTGTGTAAPSVTLSTKSLAFASTTHGTTSAAQTVTLKNAGTATVNLNSITLSGTNATSYELLDTCGPTLAGGASCMVYVAFKPATTGTLTATLSVADNGSASPQAVSLTGTGK
- a CDS encoding 30S ribosomal protein S1 yields the protein MSDTSTPGTESSVPTPTESSISDLSTETVAVPEVPVSDESAPETVAAENSGSEVSETKSAPEPAAETKPEAPEPVVAPILAPAVAPVAAPVAAPITPKEASAPAPVAEPEASLEPNEPEESFADIFSEFQRTHSRREATDSRQIRGTVVSITADSVLIDIGFKSEGILPLTAFPANRAAAQVGDTLIVSVKGRDSDGYYELSLFKTAQPKDWSSLERAFEEKSTIVGTVTGVIKGGLHVDVGVRAFLPASRSGTRDASELEKLVGQEIRCRITKLDVQDEDVVIDRRIVSEEEALQTQAKRYAEVEEGAVVDGTVRSLTDYGAFVDLGGVDGLLHISDIAWTRVAKSSDVLSVGQQIEVKVLKIDAESRRISLGLKQLQAQPWDAVPEKYHAGDRVRGVVTRTTDFGAFVEIEPGVEGLVHLSEMSWTKRILKATEVVKAGDVVEAVILNIGVTERRISLGLKQALGDPWVEAATRLMAGSVVEGPVASITKFGAFVQVAEGVEGLVHISEIVADRRLNHPSDVLRVGEIVKAQVLEIDKEKRQLRLSIKQLIPTSLDEFVAEHSVGDQVTGRVVSINEGIAQVELGEGIVCLCKLPPEAPAPVETPAPAAGKVDLSAFSSMLKTKWKTGSSSATTKDQAAKSESVKAGQVRSFRITQLDAASKRVDVALIP
- a CDS encoding amidase translates to MPHSRLIPLAILCLAIPAFAAVNKIDNGIAATAPTASAEMDKDLLEVTIPQLEQLYASHKYTVTQVVQWYFARIRRYNGIYMAVQNLDEAGALATAAQEDAAAASGNTQRGPMWGVPIVTKANTSIRGLITTDGWEGYKIPGHELVAPKDATIVVRLKAAGAIILGQTNMPDFAASDTNRSTAFGRTGNAYDVRFSPGGSSGGTVTAVTSNYALLGNGTDTGNSIRMPSATSAVIGVLPTRGLISIAGIAPLDWLLDNTGPIARDVTDAAIALSVMAGEDPLDQRTVGSAAKAQPGPYTQYLKLDALKGKRFGVPAFIMQGAGIPFQGIHAAVSDKTTAAQQTSSREPLQPSTRTAFLKAIEGLRAAGATIVFDDAILPDSFAQTVSRVGTLPYVREGTENFLKTFGPSQYHSSAEYEKAVGSALPATIIGGWTGTGRRGDALISQRKIETDPNAEANYFGPRRKAVEIYNATLDRLHLDGYVYPATQMPPPDETMPQNGEISGGPHSDTGWVNMIGVPAVVVVGGFYPDGLPFGLEISARQWKDGDLLGYAYAYEQATHHRHPPLLVESGLLPIAR
- a CDS encoding Dabb family protein, producing the protein MYYHIFGFKWKAKATETDKANAATDILAFQGAIPGLIETHFGPNTSAHTQGYTVAGVMKFQDKASLDAYQRHPSHLALLDWLVPLIDAVELDIEV
- a CDS encoding Gfo/Idh/MocA family protein, coding for MDRRKFVQSAVGAASGLLLLKPETVFGYQANSAVRLGLLGCGNRGTSVSTSFSKSTSAQVVALADLFPDQLTAGHGHFNQLNASLGRAPVQDKLLFHGPHAFEQLVASPDVDLIQISTPPFFHVQHLEAAVASGKHVYCEKPMGIDVKQARQALEIAKRVKPTQSVDVGFQCRSAPPIAAIEERIKANALGKIASVTGYYNAPASTEKVRQGASADEHRLRNWLWDRAISGDILVEQNIHIIDLCNWILGAHPLKATASGGRNILTHAGDCWDNYQVDFTYPGDVHLSFASTQFGDYGGFEAGLKFFGANGWANVPYSGAMQIQGAQPWQWQSSNTASANPGKFAANGSFLDNLEFADRDKERTFIDSITSGKSHNQIASGVETALSCMLGRMAGYQKREVTWEELLAHGETYQLGMNMAQFG